In Anaerostipes hadrus ATCC 29173 = JCM 17467, a single genomic region encodes these proteins:
- a CDS encoding homocysteine S-methyltransferase family protein translates to MWTAKILAEQPELIKQVHKNYFKAGADIILFETVPSLKEAKVEAEIAEEYGYDYWISFSCLSENIICEGTPIAECATTFAKGYPHLKMIGVNCTKPEYITGLIHKIKENCDIPIGVYPNSGEEYDAVKKVWFGKQSALSFEQYAYNYMKSGASAVGGCCTTVEKHVEEVVRAKKRFSEEQK, encoded by the coding sequence TTGTGGACAGCTAAGATCTTAGCGGAACAGCCAGAACTGATCAAACAGGTTCACAAAAATTACTTCAAAGCAGGAGCAGATATCATTTTATTTGAAACAGTACCATCTCTAAAAGAAGCTAAAGTTGAGGCAGAAATTGCTGAAGAATATGGATATGATTACTGGATCAGTTTCTCATGTCTAAGTGAAAATATTATCTGCGAAGGAACACCGATCGCAGAATGTGCAACAACATTTGCAAAAGGATATCCCCATTTAAAAATGATCGGTGTCAACTGTACAAAACCAGAATATATCACAGGATTGATCCATAAGATCAAAGAAAACTGTGATATTCCGATCGGAGTTTACCCAAACAGCGGGGAAGAGTACGATGCAGTGAAGAAAGTCTGGTTTGGCAAACAGTCAGCCCTGTCATTTGAACAATACGCATACAATTATATGAAATCTGGAGCAAGTGCAGTTGGAGGATGTTGTACAACCGTAGAAAAACATGTAGAGGAAGTCGTAAGAGCCAAAAAACGGTTTTCTGAAGAACAAAAATAA
- the licT gene encoding BglG family transcription antiterminator LicT, with protein MKEKHYIKKVLNNNVVFSKNKDGKDIILTGLGLGFQKKKGEFVDENKIEHIFKIESDDINTKLSALLEQIPIDYFYIADCIKKLAEDDLNKELSDNIYVTLCDHIYYAVERYHKGLIFQNQLVWEIRRFYPEEYQVAKKSIAIVNDALNISLSEDEASFIALHIINAEINGKELQSVIEMTKLIKDICNIVQYEFNIAFDEESLTYTRFILHLKFFSQRLLLHENVMEEANFLYDQVEQNMSEAFLCAKKISTYIKKSYEYEISKSEIVYLTIHIQRLLTQGQKL; from the coding sequence ATGAAAGAAAAACACTACATAAAGAAAGTGCTCAATAATAATGTAGTATTTTCGAAAAACAAAGATGGAAAAGATATTATTTTAACTGGCTTAGGATTAGGCTTTCAAAAGAAAAAAGGAGAATTTGTTGATGAAAATAAAATTGAGCATATTTTTAAAATTGAAAGCGATGATATCAACACAAAATTATCCGCATTATTAGAACAGATTCCTATTGATTACTTCTATATTGCAGATTGCATCAAAAAACTAGCCGAAGATGATCTTAACAAAGAGTTAAGTGATAATATCTATGTTACACTTTGTGATCATATTTATTATGCCGTTGAGAGATATCATAAGGGCTTGATCTTCCAAAACCAGCTGGTCTGGGAAATTAGGCGTTTTTATCCTGAAGAGTATCAGGTTGCCAAAAAATCAATTGCTATTGTCAATGATGCTTTAAATATTTCACTTTCTGAAGATGAAGCAAGCTTTATTGCGTTACATATCATTAATGCTGAGATCAACGGAAAAGAACTTCAATCTGTTATTGAAATGACCAAACTAATCAAAGATATTTGTAACATCGTTCAATATGAATTTAACATAGCATTTGATGAGGAATCTTTAACTTATACCCGGTTTATTCTTCATTTAAAATTCTTTTCACAACGATTACTGCTTCATGAAAATGTTATGGAAGAAGCTAATTTTCTTTATGACCAAGTAGAGCAAAATATGTCAGAAGCTTTTTTATGTGCTAAGAAAATCTCTACTTATATTAAAAAAAGCTATGAATACGAAATATCAAAAAGTGAAATTGTTTATCTGACAATCCATATTCAACGCCTTTTAACACAAGGGCAAAAATTATAA
- a CDS encoding beta-glucoside-specific PTS transporter subunit IIABC: MTNKQLAEEILQKVGGKKNINSYSHCSTRLRFDLKDKNSIDKAALERTDGILQVMEVAGQTQVVIGSNVQYVYDELATLLPQGNTSSEKSDGKKKGVFGSALELISSLFTPLIDVLIGAGILKGLLSILTATNLLTDASGTYQILNAAADSLYYFLPIVIAITCSKKLKTNMFVSVTIAGALLYPNLTALYDAGTAITFLGIPVHLTAFKSSVFPIIFAIVLLSFVEKGLKKILPDSIRSRIAPFFSLLIVVPVTIVIFGPLGSMLSDTIANFYMSLYKFNPTIAGGFIGAIAQVLVIFGIHWGLFPIIFSNIEKFGFDTILAVFGPSIIAQSGAAFGVWLKTKDKRLKQIASPAAIMGFFGISEPAIYGITLKYRKAFACAVIGGGIGGAIAGSCGARAMAVAVAAVPTFPAYFGTGFTGFIIAYFGAFLISAVLTYFVGFNDSMIPESERYDAKGTVTPVASSIENNGAIAMKFYSPADGNVVPLTEVSDQAFSSEALGKGIAVKPTNGTIVSPIAGTVSAVYPTAHAYGIKGNNNEEILVHIGIDTVKLEGKYFTSNVKTNDIVMPGDLLATIELDKIIEAGYDPTVMVIDTADSSKRNVTLLAKSTVHAKDDLVLIESI, from the coding sequence ATGACTAACAAACAACTCGCAGAAGAAATTTTGCAAAAAGTAGGAGGTAAGAAAAATATTAATTCTTACTCTCACTGCTCCACAAGGCTTCGCTTTGATCTTAAAGATAAAAATTCTATTGACAAAGCTGCCTTAGAAAGAACCGATGGCATATTACAGGTAATGGAAGTTGCCGGGCAAACACAGGTTGTAATTGGTTCAAATGTTCAATATGTATACGATGAACTTGCCACATTACTCCCACAAGGTAATACATCTTCTGAAAAATCAGACGGTAAAAAAAAGGGAGTCTTCGGATCTGCTCTAGAACTAATCTCAAGCTTATTTACTCCGCTGATTGATGTGTTAATCGGTGCAGGTATACTAAAGGGGCTTTTAAGTATCCTTACAGCTACCAATTTATTAACTGACGCAAGTGGTACCTATCAGATTTTAAATGCAGCCGCTGACAGTTTGTATTATTTTTTACCAATTGTTATTGCAATCACATGCTCTAAGAAATTAAAAACAAATATGTTTGTTTCTGTAACAATTGCTGGTGCGCTATTATACCCAAATTTAACTGCATTATATGATGCAGGAACTGCAATTACTTTTTTAGGAATTCCCGTTCATTTGACTGCATTTAAGAGCAGTGTATTTCCAATTATTTTTGCTATTGTGTTGCTATCTTTTGTAGAGAAAGGACTAAAAAAGATTCTTCCTGATTCTATTAGAAGCCGAATTGCTCCTTTTTTCTCATTACTGATCGTAGTTCCAGTAACAATTGTTATTTTTGGACCTTTAGGATCTATGTTAAGTGATACAATCGCTAACTTTTATATGAGTCTTTACAAATTTAATCCAACAATTGCTGGTGGTTTCATTGGTGCAATCGCTCAGGTATTAGTAATTTTTGGTATTCACTGGGGACTGTTCCCTATTATCTTCTCCAATATCGAGAAATTTGGATTTGATACAATTTTAGCTGTTTTTGGACCAAGTATCATCGCTCAGTCTGGTGCTGCATTTGGTGTATGGTTAAAGACAAAAGATAAACGTTTAAAACAGATTGCATCCCCTGCAGCTATTATGGGATTCTTTGGTATTTCAGAACCTGCGATTTATGGAATCACTTTAAAATATCGTAAAGCATTTGCATGTGCTGTTATCGGTGGTGGTATCGGTGGTGCGATTGCTGGGTCTTGCGGTGCTCGTGCTATGGCTGTCGCTGTTGCTGCAGTTCCAACCTTCCCTGCTTACTTTGGAACGGGATTTACTGGATTTATCATTGCTTACTTTGGAGCATTCTTAATTTCAGCTGTCTTAACTTATTTTGTAGGATTTAATGATTCCATGATCCCTGAATCTGAACGTTATGATGCAAAAGGAACTGTTACACCTGTTGCATCTTCTATTGAAAACAATGGGGCTATTGCAATGAAATTCTACAGCCCTGCTGATGGAAACGTTGTACCTTTAACAGAAGTATCTGATCAGGCCTTTTCTTCAGAAGCTTTAGGAAAAGGAATTGCTGTAAAACCAACCAATGGAACAATTGTTTCACCGATTGCTGGAACCGTTTCTGCTGTATATCCAACAGCTCATGCATATGGAATTAAAGGAAATAATAACGAAGAAATCCTGGTTCACATCGGAATTGATACTGTAAAATTAGAAGGTAAATATTTTACATCAAATGTAAAAACAAATGATATTGTAATGCCTGGAGATCTTCTGGCAACGATTGAATTAGATAAGATTATTGAAGCTGGTTATGATCCAACCGTTATGGTTATTGATACAGCTGACAGTTCTAAACGAAATGTTACATTATTAGCAAAAAGTACGGTTCATGCAAAAGACGATCTTGTCCTAATTGAATCTATATAA
- a CDS encoding alpha/beta hydrolase, whose amino-acid sequence MLQTTTMPLSKGSLHSCTFKRIPDETRFHVVDPNVIQKVESSGKYILTYKEPDTTYLNIHELRKEMGSPNLDLCTEEIEEIPYLVSLSDRKIPITFFRIPNKEKQSAIVFIHGGGYIGGSTLVLQNQCRFLAEQSGATVISIDYRLAPEAPFPAAFDDCKDVVKWLVHHADHWNIDPNNLSIAGESAGGALAVSCGLSEVGKYLKLVIPIYGALDVCSASDLDYWDYDLYDVIPEHKKYVITRLNRFRNLNGTLQNLYLNDISDAKNPTASPLYATDLSNLSNVLMIEAEYDYFRLSNDLFAEHLWNADIPCEVIRYQGMDHGFYDRLGYCEQTKDCILEIAKHIK is encoded by the coding sequence ATGTTACAAACAACAACGATGCCTTTATCGAAAGGCTCCCTACATTCATGTACTTTTAAAAGAATTCCTGATGAAACACGTTTTCACGTTGTTGATCCTAACGTGATCCAAAAGGTAGAATCTTCTGGAAAATATATTCTTACATATAAAGAACCTGATACAACCTATTTGAATATTCATGAATTAAGAAAAGAGATGGGATCTCCAAACCTTGATCTGTGTACTGAGGAAATCGAAGAAATTCCATATCTTGTTTCATTATCTGACCGGAAAATTCCGATTACTTTTTTCCGAATTCCAAATAAGGAAAAACAATCTGCCATCGTGTTTATTCATGGTGGCGGGTATATTGGAGGCAGCACTTTGGTCTTACAAAATCAATGCCGTTTTCTTGCTGAGCAGTCTGGTGCAACTGTAATCTCCATTGATTATCGTCTAGCACCTGAAGCTCCATTCCCAGCTGCTTTTGATGATTGTAAAGATGTGGTCAAATGGTTAGTACATCATGCTGATCACTGGAATATTGATCCTAATAACCTTTCTATCGCTGGTGAAAGTGCTGGTGGTGCTCTGGCTGTTTCCTGCGGTTTATCTGAAGTTGGAAAATACTTAAAACTTGTGATTCCTATTTATGGAGCTTTGGATGTATGTTCCGCTTCTGATCTTGATTATTGGGATTATGATCTATACGACGTGATTCCTGAACATAAAAAATATGTTATCACTCGTTTAAATCGTTTTCGAAATTTAAATGGTACATTACAAAACTTATATCTTAATGATATTTCAGATGCAAAAAATCCTACGGCATCTCCTTTGTATGCCACAGATTTATCAAACCTTTCTAATGTATTAATGATTGAAGCAGAATATGATTATTTTCGATTATCTAATGATCTGTTTGCCGAACATCTATGGAATGCTGATATTCCTTGTGAAGTTATCCGCTATCAGGGAATGGATCACGGATTTTATGACAGACTTGGATATTGTGAACAGACAAAAGACTGTATTCTTGAGATTGCAAAACATATAAAATAA
- a CDS encoding MATE family efflux transporter, which translates to MNNNKEFLATEPIGKLLLRLAIPTLAAQMINMLYNIIDRIYIGHIPGSGALALTGVGVCMPLIMIISAFAALVGNGGAPRASILMGKKDLDSAENILGNCFTMQIIISVILTLIMFFGNRTFLMAFGASENTIEYAVSYMNIYSLGTIFVQLTLGMNAFITAQGFAKTGMYSVLIGAVINIILDPIFIFACHMGVRGAALATIISQACSCIWVLSFLFGTRSTLRIKKQNLTLKAPVILPCLALGLSLFIMQASESIISVCFNSSLLKYGGDVAVGAMTILTSVMQFAMLPLQGLGQGAQPIMSYNYGAKNTERVKGTFLLLLKASLTYSIILWGLVMLFPQVFAGIFTSNPALVIFTKKALRVYMAVMFMFGIQISCQMAFNSLGKAISSIVVAIMRKFVLLIPLIYIMPHIFTTDQTMAVYMAEPVADFIAVTFTAILFSVQFKKALAAIRLN; encoded by the coding sequence ATGAATAATAATAAAGAATTCTTGGCAACCGAACCCATCGGAAAGTTACTGCTAAGACTTGCGATCCCGACTTTGGCAGCGCAGATGATCAACATGCTTTACAACATTATTGACCGCATTTATATCGGACATATTCCAGGAAGCGGTGCTTTGGCTTTAACTGGAGTTGGAGTTTGTATGCCCCTGATCATGATCATCTCAGCATTTGCTGCTCTCGTTGGAAATGGTGGTGCACCTCGTGCTTCGATTTTGATGGGGAAGAAAGATCTTGATTCTGCTGAAAATATTCTTGGAAATTGTTTTACGATGCAAATCATTATCTCTGTGATCTTAACTTTGATCATGTTTTTTGGCAACCGTACATTTTTGATGGCATTTGGAGCCAGTGAGAATACGATCGAATATGCAGTCAGTTATATGAATATTTATTCTCTTGGCACGATTTTTGTACAGTTAACACTTGGAATGAATGCATTTATCACTGCGCAAGGATTTGCGAAAACTGGTATGTATTCTGTTTTGATTGGAGCCGTGATCAATATCATATTGGATCCGATTTTTATCTTCGCATGCCATATGGGCGTTCGTGGTGCCGCACTGGCTACAATCATATCTCAGGCTTGTTCTTGCATCTGGGTATTGAGTTTCTTATTTGGGACAAGATCGACACTTCGTATCAAGAAACAAAACCTGACACTGAAAGCTCCTGTGATCTTACCTTGTCTGGCTCTTGGTCTTTCTTTGTTTATCATGCAGGCTAGCGAGAGTATCATCTCTGTGTGCTTTAACTCTTCTTTGCTGAAATACGGTGGGGATGTGGCTGTTGGTGCCATGACGATCCTTACCAGCGTGATGCAGTTTGCGATGCTTCCTCTTCAGGGACTTGGACAGGGTGCACAGCCGATCATGAGTTATAATTATGGTGCAAAGAATACGGAGCGTGTAAAGGGTACTTTCTTACTCTTATTAAAGGCAAGTTTGACTTACTCTATCATCTTATGGGGCCTCGTCATGTTATTCCCTCAAGTGTTTGCTGGTATTTTTACTTCAAATCCAGCTCTTGTTATATTTACAAAGAAGGCTCTTCGTGTTTACATGGCAGTTATGTTTATGTTTGGAATTCAGATTTCCTGCCAGATGGCATTTAACTCTCTTGGAAAAGCAATTTCTTCTATTGTTGTTGCTATTATGAGAAAATTTGTACTTTTAATTCCTTTGATCTATATCATGCCTCATATTTTTACAACAGATCAGACCATGGCTGTTTATATGGCGGAACCTGTTGCTGATTTTATTGCAGTAACATTTACAGCGATCTTGTTTTCTGTACAATTTAAGAAAGCTCTTGCTGCGATCCGTTTGAACTAA
- a CDS encoding Gfo/Idh/MocA family protein: MKVMNVAVVGAGIYGINHVNAYTWNPNTNLVAVCDLNKEITDRIAEEYNVKTYNDVNEMLDNEEIDAVSIATPDAFHMDPALAAIRHGKPILVEKPLATTSEDAKKILAEAEKYNVRVAVDYHKRWDPAAINVRNELQNEESGAPIRGYMCMDDIIDVPTEWFNWADKSSPVHFLGTHCYDQVRWYMGCEVEEVYAVGTKKVLKARGVDTYDSIQATLKMENGCYWTVENSWILPKGFAKNNDGRTQILCENAMFRIDSQNRGVEIYNNSKLRTPNSYFILNNCGRPSGFGIEPINDFIYCLQNDLPFIADGNDGLQAELIAEAVHESLEKGVAVKLKRD; this comes from the coding sequence ATGAAGGTTATGAATGTTGCAGTAGTAGGAGCAGGAATCTATGGAATTAACCATGTAAATGCATATACATGGAATCCAAACACAAATTTAGTTGCAGTATGTGACTTAAATAAAGAGATCACAGACCGAATTGCAGAAGAATACAATGTAAAAACATACAATGACGTAAATGAAATGTTGGATAACGAAGAAATTGATGCTGTATCTATTGCAACACCAGATGCTTTCCACATGGACCCGGCATTAGCAGCGATCCGTCATGGAAAACCAATTCTGGTGGAGAAGCCATTAGCAACAACATCAGAAGATGCGAAGAAAATTTTAGCAGAAGCTGAAAAATACAATGTAAGAGTTGCGGTCGACTATCATAAGAGATGGGATCCAGCGGCGATCAATGTACGAAATGAACTTCAGAACGAAGAATCAGGAGCACCAATCCGTGGATATATGTGCATGGACGATATCATTGATGTTCCAACAGAATGGTTCAACTGGGCAGACAAATCAAGCCCTGTACATTTCTTAGGAACACATTGTTACGATCAGGTTCGTTGGTATATGGGATGCGAAGTAGAAGAAGTATACGCAGTAGGAACAAAGAAAGTGTTAAAAGCAAGAGGAGTTGATACATATGACTCTATTCAGGCAACATTAAAAATGGAAAATGGATGCTACTGGACAGTAGAAAATTCTTGGATCTTACCAAAAGGATTCGCAAAAAATAATGATGGAAGAACACAGATCCTGTGCGAAAATGCAATGTTTAGGATCGACTCTCAGAATCGTGGAGTAGAAATCTATAACAATAGCAAATTACGCACACCAAACTCTTATTTCATCTTAAATAACTGTGGACGGCCAAGTGGATTTGGAATTGAACCAATTAACGATTTTATCTACTGTTTACAGAATGATCTTCCATTTATAGCTGATGGAAACGATGGATTACAGGCAGAATTGATCGCAGAAGCAGTTCATGAAAGTCTTGAAAAAGGTGTGGCAGTGAAATTAAAGAGAGATTAA
- a CDS encoding PTS system mannose/fructose/sorbose family transporter subunit IID, which produces MSNEMNTQEEKKVLTQKDLNKAMFRWYMSAEMPLNFENMQGIAFCGSISHILKKLYTKKEDLSEALKRHLLLYNCNVTAGGLILGTTIAMEEQRAKDPSKMPDMAITGLKTGLMGPVAALGDSFDWGIIGTLMKIAAATLAAAGNPLALVVLLLFVGYCIGELILTTNMTYKKGRESIKTIMGSGLMQDVISGANVLAMFMMGAMTASMVTLKTVLKISTVVVQDKLDSIFPNVFPLIVLFLIYWLIRKKKVGTGKIVIGIIAVSILLSFVGIF; this is translated from the coding sequence ATGAGTAATGAAATGAATACACAAGAAGAAAAGAAAGTCTTAACACAAAAAGACTTAAATAAAGCAATGTTCCGTTGGTACATGTCCGCTGAGATGCCTCTGAACTTTGAAAATATGCAGGGAATTGCATTTTGCGGAAGTATTTCACATATTTTAAAGAAATTATATACCAAAAAAGAAGATTTATCAGAAGCCTTAAAACGTCACCTATTATTATATAACTGTAATGTAACAGCAGGTGGTCTGATCCTTGGAACAACCATCGCAATGGAAGAGCAGAGAGCGAAAGATCCATCTAAGATGCCCGATATGGCAATTACAGGTTTAAAAACAGGATTGATGGGACCTGTCGCAGCTTTAGGAGACAGCTTTGACTGGGGAATCATCGGAACATTGATGAAGATCGCAGCAGCAACACTTGCGGCAGCAGGAAATCCACTGGCATTAGTCGTATTATTACTGTTTGTTGGATATTGTATTGGTGAATTGATCTTAACAACAAATATGACATACAAAAAGGGAAGAGAATCTATTAAAACGATCATGGGATCTGGTTTAATGCAGGATGTTATCTCCGGAGCCAATGTACTCGCCATGTTTATGATGGGTGCTATGACCGCTTCCATGGTAACATTAAAAACTGTGTTAAAGATCAGTACAGTCGTAGTACAGGATAAGTTAGATTCTATTTTCCCAAATGTATTCCCACTGATCGTTTTATTCTTGATCTACTGGTTGATCAGAAAGAAAAAAGTAGGAACCGGAAAGATCGTAATTGGAATCATCGCAGTTTCCATTTTGCTTTCTTTTGTAGGAATTTTCTAG
- a CDS encoding PTS mannose/fructose/sorbose/N-acetylgalactosamine transporter subunit IIC, with protein MNTVIIAIVMGIMYWWCRGMILSYFGFLFISSPVTVGLVAGLLMGQPMQGLIIGGGIALVFAGIFAPGANLPTDECLAATCVIPIAIGSGMNATTAIALAVPVGLLGSFVTNLRKVINTYFVAKANKYAEEGNADAIWRCATIYPALLAIPLLFLPVFIINMVGQDVVINIMKALPTFVTHGLEVAGGVLPALGFALIMNMIGKNKLIPFVFLGYIVVSVGGVNSLTAGIIAICIAFITVFQRQEIAEEVREHE; from the coding sequence ATGAATACTGTAATCATAGCAATTGTCATGGGAATTATGTATTGGTGGTGCCGAGGAATGATCTTATCATATTTCGGATTCCTGTTTATCTCAAGCCCTGTAACGGTAGGACTTGTAGCAGGGTTACTGATGGGACAGCCAATGCAAGGATTAATTATCGGTGGTGGTATCGCACTGGTATTTGCAGGTATTTTTGCACCAGGAGCGAACCTTCCAACAGACGAGTGTCTGGCAGCAACATGCGTTATTCCGATCGCGATCGGATCAGGAATGAATGCAACAACAGCAATCGCATTAGCAGTACCAGTTGGATTACTCGGATCATTCGTAACTAATTTAAGAAAAGTGATCAACACATACTTTGTAGCAAAAGCAAATAAATATGCAGAAGAAGGAAATGCAGATGCTATCTGGAGATGCGCAACGATTTATCCAGCGTTATTAGCAATTCCACTACTATTCTTACCAGTGTTTATTATTAACATGGTAGGTCAGGATGTAGTAATTAACATTATGAAGGCACTTCCAACATTTGTGACACATGGATTAGAAGTAGCAGGAGGAGTTTTACCAGCCTTAGGATTCGCACTGATCATGAATATGATCGGAAAGAACAAACTGATTCCTTTCGTATTCTTAGGTTATATCGTAGTATCCGTTGGAGGAGTAAACTCATTAACAGCTGGAATCATCGCAATCTGTATTGCATTTATCACAGTATTCCAGAGACAGGAAATTGCAGAGGAGGTAAGAGAACATGAGTAA
- a CDS encoding PTS system mannose/fructose/N-acetylgalactosamine-transporter subunit IIB, producing the protein MAEIKLVRVDYRLIHGQVVARWLKVCPVRRIVLVDDVLGNDEFMSDIYKMAVPKGTDVDIVTIDKAKEVLDNTDDTVFLISKDIETCLKLVEKGVELPAINVGAVPNEEGRKLITTGVAISQKELDMLEELNSKGIEITVQPMPEISAISFDAVKRKM; encoded by the coding sequence ATGGCAGAAATTAAATTAGTGAGAGTAGATTACAGACTGATCCATGGACAGGTAGTGGCAAGATGGTTAAAGGTTTGCCCAGTAAGACGAATCGTATTAGTAGATGATGTACTTGGAAATGACGAATTTATGAGTGACATTTACAAGATGGCAGTTCCAAAAGGAACAGATGTTGATATTGTAACCATTGATAAAGCAAAAGAGGTGCTAGATAACACAGACGATACGGTATTTTTGATTTCCAAAGATATTGAGACATGTCTGAAATTAGTAGAGAAAGGAGTTGAATTACCTGCGATCAATGTTGGAGCAGTACCAAATGAGGAAGGAAGAAAACTGATCACAACAGGAGTTGCAATTTCACAAAAGGAACTTGATATGCTGGAAGAATTAAATAGTAAAGGTATTGAGATCACTGTCCAGCCAATGCCTGAAATATCAGCAATAAGTTTCGATGCAGTAAAACGTAAGATGTAA
- a CDS encoding PTS sugar transporter subunit IIA codes for MMIGLIIATHGNSSVELIKGAEMFAGPLSQCRAWTLNPGDDIQKGEQMLEEYVDELDQEEGVLIMADLFGGTPSNLATKIALRRENVETVTGVNLPMIIQFVTERETQTLDELVESCIETAQDGIKCPTKIMKERR; via the coding sequence ATGATGATCGGATTAATCATTGCAACACACGGCAATTCAAGTGTTGAATTGATCAAAGGAGCAGAGATGTTTGCAGGACCATTAAGTCAGTGCAGAGCATGGACCCTAAACCCTGGGGATGATATTCAAAAAGGGGAGCAGATGTTAGAAGAATACGTAGACGAATTAGATCAAGAAGAAGGAGTCTTGATCATGGCAGATCTGTTTGGAGGAACACCTTCCAACCTGGCAACAAAAATTGCCTTGAGGAGAGAAAACGTTGAAACAGTAACAGGAGTGAATCTTCCAATGATCATTCAGTTTGTGACAGAGCGAGAAACGCAGACATTAGATGAACTGGTAGAAAGTTGTATCGAAACAGCACAGGATGGAATTAAATGTCCAACAAAAATAATGAAAGAGCGGAGGTAA